The following coding sequences lie in one Spirosoma sp. KUDC1026 genomic window:
- a CDS encoding glycosyltransferase family 2 protein — translation MSLLLSIVMPAYNEEEVIEAVVKQWTDLLNRQFPTQNTRLIVVNDGSRDNTGAILDQIKERYPKLVVVHQANGGHGNAVVNGYWQAVALDSEYVFQTDSDDQFITDDFIKLWEKRNESPFILGYREERYDAPARLLITRILRLSIAAIYGTYIMDSNIPFRLIRGSFLRKLLNQLPKPTPFAPNIFLAVMAKKAGFSTFDIPITHKERQTGTVSILKWKLLKVCIQSFGELAQFRLDLSNKVKALKKPEPIAA, via the coding sequence ATGAGCCTCCTGCTGTCAATTGTAATGCCGGCCTATAACGAAGAAGAAGTTATTGAAGCCGTCGTCAAGCAGTGGACTGATTTGCTGAATCGTCAGTTTCCTACGCAAAATACCCGCCTGATTGTTGTCAACGACGGTTCGCGGGATAATACCGGTGCTATTCTTGACCAGATCAAAGAACGCTACCCCAAACTGGTTGTTGTCCATCAGGCCAATGGTGGTCATGGCAACGCCGTTGTTAACGGGTACTGGCAGGCAGTTGCTTTAGACTCGGAATACGTATTTCAGACGGACAGTGACGATCAGTTCATCACCGATGATTTTATCAAGCTCTGGGAAAAGCGGAACGAGTCGCCGTTTATTCTGGGCTATCGTGAGGAGCGCTACGACGCCCCTGCCCGATTACTGATTACCCGTATTCTGCGGCTGAGCATTGCGGCCATCTACGGAACGTACATTATGGACAGTAACATCCCGTTCCGTCTGATCCGTGGTTCGTTCCTGCGCAAGCTGCTGAATCAACTGCCGAAGCCAACGCCGTTTGCGCCGAATATTTTCCTGGCTGTGATGGCCAAAAAAGCGGGCTTCAGCACGTTCGATATTCCCATCACACATAAGGAGCGACAGACCGGTACCGTGTCGATCCTGAAATGGAAGCTGCTGAAAGTCTGTATTCAAAGTTTCGGGGAGCTTGCTCAGTTCCGGCTTGACCTGAGCAATAAAGTAAAAGCCCTGAAAAAACCGGAACCCATTGCGGCTTAA
- a CDS encoding protoporphyrinogen/coproporphyrinogen oxidase, translating to MNYKYVIIGSGPTGLGAAYRLKELGITDFIVLEKEDRIGGLSKSFVDEKGFTWDVGGHVQFSHYKYFDDLMQKALGEDGWLSHQRESWVWIEKRFVPYPFQNNIKYLTPETMWKCLEGIIQNYKFPTNKKPANFKEWILATFGPGLAETFMFPYNFKVWAYPTEEMNAVWVGERVAVTDLNRVTKNIIFDQDDFSWGPNSTFMFPKHGGTGGIWEAVGDLVGRENIKLNTTVEKVIGPEKKIVLANGEEIQYEYLMSTIPLDLFTQRVEGLAPETVQTAQGLKHSSTNVVGIGLKGKPKKSLETMCWMYFPESNSPYYRVTVFSNYSPNNVPADSADGEQYWSLMTETSESTAKPVNRETLIDDTIRALLEDELIESADDVVSTFHMAFDYGYPTPSVERDGILKAVLPKLEPFGIYSRGRFGAWKYEVSNQDHSLMQGVEWANRVATNVPELTLPFPETANAMWGK from the coding sequence ATGAATTATAAGTATGTTATTATTGGTTCCGGGCCAACGGGTCTTGGAGCAGCATATCGCCTGAAAGAACTGGGTATTACAGACTTTATCGTTCTGGAAAAAGAAGACCGGATCGGTGGTTTATCGAAAAGCTTCGTCGATGAAAAAGGATTTACCTGGGACGTAGGCGGTCACGTTCAGTTTTCGCACTACAAGTATTTCGACGACCTGATGCAGAAAGCATTGGGTGAAGATGGCTGGCTCAGTCATCAGCGGGAGTCCTGGGTTTGGATTGAAAAGCGGTTTGTTCCCTACCCATTCCAGAACAATATCAAATACCTGACGCCGGAAACTATGTGGAAATGCCTCGAAGGCATTATCCAGAACTATAAGTTCCCGACCAACAAGAAACCCGCTAACTTCAAAGAGTGGATTCTGGCAACGTTCGGACCGGGTCTGGCCGAAACGTTCATGTTCCCTTACAACTTTAAAGTATGGGCGTATCCTACCGAGGAAATGAACGCGGTCTGGGTTGGTGAGCGGGTAGCCGTAACCGATCTGAACCGGGTTACAAAAAACATTATCTTTGATCAGGATGACTTCTCCTGGGGGCCCAACAGTACGTTCATGTTCCCGAAACATGGGGGTACGGGCGGTATCTGGGAGGCCGTCGGCGATCTGGTTGGCCGGGAGAATATCAAACTGAACACCACTGTCGAGAAAGTTATCGGTCCGGAGAAAAAGATCGTGCTGGCCAACGGAGAAGAGATTCAGTACGAATACCTGATGAGCACCATACCGCTGGACCTGTTCACCCAGCGTGTAGAAGGCCTTGCGCCTGAAACGGTGCAAACCGCACAGGGACTGAAACACTCCTCGACCAACGTAGTGGGTATCGGTCTGAAAGGCAAGCCAAAGAAAAGTCTTGAGACGATGTGCTGGATGTACTTTCCGGAGTCGAACAGCCCGTACTACCGCGTTACAGTATTCTCGAACTACAGCCCGAACAACGTTCCGGCGGATTCGGCAGACGGCGAGCAGTACTGGTCGCTGATGACCGAAACCAGCGAATCGACCGCGAAACCCGTTAACCGGGAAACGCTGATCGACGACACGATTCGGGCGCTGCTGGAAGACGAACTGATCGAATCGGCCGACGACGTAGTATCTACGTTCCACATGGCATTCGATTATGGCTACCCAACCCCGTCGGTTGAGCGGGACGGAATTTTGAAAGCGGTATTACCTAAACTGGAGCCGTTTGGTATTTACTCCCGCGGTCGCTTCGGTGCCTGGAAATACGAAGTAAGTAACCAGGATCACTCGCTGATGCAGGGGGTAGAGTGGGCCAACCGGGTCGCTACCAACGTACCAGAGCTGACGTTGCCTTTCCCCGAAACGGCCAACGCAATGTGGGGGAAATAA
- the bshB1 gene encoding bacillithiol biosynthesis deacetylase BshB1, which produces MTVDVLAIGAHPDDIEMTSAGTIFSLISQGKTVAAIDLTQGELGTRGTPEIRLQEAAEGARIMQLSARENMGFRDGFFRNDEEHQKALIPMIRKYQPKIILTNTPDDRHPDHGRAAQLVTEACFYAGLRQIKTADENGQPQEAHRPIYIYHFIQDRALKPDFVVDISPYWEQKLAAIKAYKSQFFNPDSTEPQSYISGEPFMKFLEARTREHGHMIGAEFGEGFISKRMLGVTNLFELV; this is translated from the coding sequence ATGACTGTTGACGTACTGGCCATTGGTGCCCACCCCGACGATATTGAGATGACAAGCGCGGGGACGATTTTTTCGCTTATTTCTCAGGGAAAAACGGTTGCCGCTATCGACCTTACCCAGGGTGAACTGGGTACCCGTGGTACGCCCGAAATCCGTCTGCAGGAAGCGGCCGAAGGGGCACGAATCATGCAGTTATCAGCCCGCGAGAACATGGGTTTCCGGGATGGATTCTTTCGCAATGATGAGGAGCATCAGAAGGCGCTCATTCCAATGATTCGGAAGTATCAGCCTAAAATTATACTGACCAATACGCCCGACGACCGGCACCCGGATCATGGTCGGGCGGCCCAATTGGTAACGGAAGCCTGCTTTTATGCGGGGTTGCGGCAGATTAAAACGGCAGACGAAAACGGCCAGCCGCAGGAAGCGCATCGCCCGATTTACATCTACCATTTCATCCAGGACCGCGCCCTGAAGCCGGATTTTGTTGTTGACATTTCCCCGTACTGGGAACAAAAACTGGCGGCCATTAAAGCTTACAAAAGTCAGTTCTTCAACCCGGACAGCACAGAGCCCCAAAGTTACATTTCGGGTGAGCCGTTTATGAAGTTCCTGGAAGCCCGCACCCGCGAACACGGCCACATGATCGGGGCTGAGTTTGGCGAAGGCTTCATCAGCAAACGGATGCTGGGCGTAACGAATTTATTTGAGCTGGTTTAG
- a CDS encoding nitrilase-related carbon-nitrogen hydrolase, giving the protein MSYKALALQLNCQSITNSQTRDEAEFMMLRSIERIETQIAASIGHIGRDTLLIVAPESFLTGIPTRETIHEWREKAALEINGPIYEALSAMVQRQQVYFSGNAYEQDPFFPELYFQTSFIIGPNGDVLLRYRQLNAMYAPTPHDVWELYLDAYGYDSLFPVARTNIGNLACLSSDDILFPEVARCLAMRGAEVLLHSASEIASPLQTPRKIAKQARAIENMAYVVSANSAGVSGSPLPAETTDGHSRIVDHKGIVLAEAAYGESLVANADIDLAALREFRQRPALANLLARQRYELYANSYAQHSVYPPDTLLSQPAERAFFVRTQQEVIKKLYS; this is encoded by the coding sequence ATGTCCTACAAAGCGCTTGCCCTTCAACTAAACTGCCAGTCGATTACCAATAGCCAGACCCGCGACGAAGCCGAATTCATGATGCTTCGTTCAATCGAACGAATCGAAACTCAGATAGCAGCCTCCATTGGCCATATTGGGCGTGATACGCTGCTGATTGTGGCGCCGGAATCTTTTCTAACCGGTATTCCAACCCGCGAAACAATTCACGAATGGCGCGAGAAAGCGGCTTTAGAGATTAATGGCCCCATCTATGAAGCGCTGAGCGCGATGGTACAGCGGCAGCAGGTGTATTTCTCAGGTAATGCCTACGAACAGGACCCCTTCTTTCCGGAGCTTTACTTCCAGACCAGTTTCATTATTGGCCCGAATGGTGACGTATTACTGCGGTATCGGCAGCTTAATGCGATGTACGCTCCTACCCCACACGATGTTTGGGAGCTTTACCTGGATGCGTACGGATACGATTCGCTGTTTCCGGTTGCCCGAACGAATATCGGAAATCTGGCCTGTCTGTCTTCCGACGATATTCTGTTTCCTGAAGTTGCGCGTTGTCTGGCCATGCGCGGGGCCGAAGTACTGCTCCATTCCGCTTCCGAAATTGCCAGTCCGTTGCAGACTCCCCGTAAGATAGCCAAGCAGGCGCGGGCAATTGAAAATATGGCCTATGTCGTATCCGCTAATTCAGCTGGTGTATCGGGCAGTCCCTTACCCGCCGAAACCACCGACGGTCACTCCCGAATCGTCGACCACAAAGGAATTGTCCTGGCCGAAGCGGCTTATGGCGAAAGCCTGGTTGCCAATGCTGATATTGATCTGGCCGCGTTGCGGGAGTTTCGTCAGCGGCCTGCGCTGGCCAATCTGCTGGCCCGGCAACGCTATGAGCTTTACGCCAACAGCTACGCCCAGCACAGCGTTTACCCACCCGATACGCTCCTGAGCCAACCCGCCGAACGTGCCTTCTTCGTTCGTACCCAACAGGAAGTTATCAAAAAACTCTATAGCTAA